The following coding sequences lie in one Rhinolophus ferrumequinum isolate MPI-CBG mRhiFer1 chromosome 14, mRhiFer1_v1.p, whole genome shotgun sequence genomic window:
- the MAFA gene encoding transcription factor MafA produces the protein MATELAMGAELPSSPLAIEYVNDFDLMKFEVKKEPPEAERFCHRLPPGSLSSTPLSTPCSSVPSSPSFCAPSPGTGAGGAGAGGGGAAQAGGAPGPASGGPGAVGGAPGKPALEDLYWMSGYQHPLNPEALNLTPEDAVEALIGSGHHAGHHGAHHPAAAAAYEAFRGQGFAGGGGADDVGPGHHHGAHHGAHHHHHHHHHHHHGGAGHSGAGHHVRLEERFSDDQLVSMSVRELNRQLRGFSKEEVIRLKQKRRTLKNRGYAQSCRFKRVQQRHILESEKCQLQSQVEQLKLEVGRLAKERDLYKEKYEKLAGRGGPGGAGGAGFPRESSPPQAGPGGAKGAPDFYL, from the coding sequence ATGGCCACGGAGCTGGCGATGGGCGCCGAGCTGCCCAGTAGCCCGCTGGCCATCGAGTACGTGAACGACTTCGACCTGATGAAGTTCGAGGTGAAGAAGGAGCCACCCGAGGCTGAGCGCTTCTGCCACCGCCTGCCGCCCGGCTCGCTGTCGTCGACGCCGCTCAGCACACCCTGCTCCTCCGTGCCCTCCTCGCCCAGCTTCTGCGCGCCCAGCCCCGGCACCGGGGCTGGCGGCGCTGGCGCCGGGGGCGGCGGCGCGGCGCAGGCCGGGGGCGCCCCGGGGCCGGCGAGCGGGGGCCCCGGCGCCGTCGGGGGCGCCCCGGGGAAGCCGGCACTGGAGGATCTGTACTGGATGAGCGGCTACCAGCACCCCCTCAACCCGGAGGCGCTCAACCTGACGCCGGAGGACGCGGTGGAGGCGCTCATCGGCAGCGGCCACCACGCCGGGCACCACGGCGCGCACCACCCGGCGGCCGCCGCGGCCTACGAGGCCTTCCGGGGCCAGGGCTTCGCGGGCGGCGGCGGTGCGGACGACGTGGGCCCCGGCCACCACCACGGCGCACACCATGGCgctcatcaccatcaccaccaccaccaccaccaccaccacggcGGCGCGGGCCACAGCGGCGCGGGCCACCACGTGCGCCTGGAGGAGCGCTTCTCCGACGACCAGCTGGTGTCCATGTCGGTGCGAGAGCTGAACCGGCAGCTTCGCGGCTTCAGTAAGGAGGAGGTCATCCGGCTGAAGCAGAAGCGGCGCACTCTCAAGAACCGCGGCTACGCGCAGTCGTGCCGCTTCAAGCGGGTGCAGCAGCGGCACATTCTGGAGAGCGAGAAGTGCCAGCTCCAGAGCCAGGTGGAGCAGCTGAAGCTGGAGGTGGGGCGCCTGGCCAAGGAGCGGGACCTGTATAAGGAGAAATACGAGAAGCTGGCGGGCCGCGGTGGCCCCGGGGGCGCGGGCGGGGCTGGCTTCCCGCGGGAGTCCTCGCCGCCGCAGGCCGGCCCCGGCGGGGCCAAGGGCGCTCCCGACTTCTACCTGTGA